One Nonomuraea angiospora DNA segment encodes these proteins:
- a CDS encoding S1 family peptidase encodes MLSKRCALVGGVILAACLATPLSTAAADSAPQSASPSLPPSVVDALERDLGLSEQQVNARLANEERAASTQAKLTSQLGASYGGAWLNDDASKFLVATTDPNATATIKEQGAEPVVVARSLAQLDAVVQQLDQAPKKAQAGAALWFVDVKTNSVAIQAPTVEAAEALAKAAGVDRSAVSVSATAERPVPLIDIIGGNPFYIGSSRCSVGFSVTRGSTPGFVTAGHCRVATNTTNPTGTFQGASFPGNDYAWVAAPGNTPQPWVRGSGGANVIVRGSTQAAVGSSICRSGSTTGWRCGTIQQHNATVTYPQGTVTGLTRTSACAEPGDSGGSFISGNQAQGVTSGGSGNCSVGGTTYHQPVNEILSVYGLTLRTG; translated from the coding sequence ATGTTGAGTAAACGCTGTGCGTTGGTCGGCGGCGTCATCCTCGCCGCCTGCCTGGCCACCCCCCTCAGCACCGCAGCAGCTGACTCGGCGCCTCAATCCGCCTCCCCATCCCTTCCCCCGTCCGTCGTCGACGCGCTCGAAAGGGACCTCGGACTCTCCGAGCAGCAGGTCAACGCCCGGCTGGCCAACGAGGAACGCGCCGCGTCCACCCAGGCCAAGCTCACCTCCCAGCTCGGCGCGTCGTACGGCGGCGCCTGGCTGAACGACGACGCCTCCAAGTTCCTGGTCGCCACCACCGACCCCAACGCCACCGCCACCATCAAGGAGCAGGGCGCCGAGCCGGTCGTGGTCGCACGCTCGCTCGCCCAGCTCGACGCGGTCGTGCAGCAGCTCGACCAGGCGCCGAAGAAGGCCCAGGCCGGGGCGGCGCTGTGGTTCGTGGACGTCAAGACCAACAGCGTCGCCATCCAGGCGCCCACGGTGGAGGCCGCCGAGGCCCTGGCCAAGGCCGCGGGCGTGGACAGGAGCGCGGTCAGCGTGTCGGCGACCGCCGAGCGGCCCGTACCGCTGATCGACATCATCGGCGGCAACCCGTTCTACATCGGCTCCAGCCGCTGCAGCGTCGGCTTCTCCGTCACCAGGGGCAGCACCCCCGGTTTCGTCACCGCCGGGCACTGCCGCGTGGCCACCAACACCACCAACCCGACGGGCACCTTCCAGGGCGCGTCCTTCCCGGGTAACGACTACGCCTGGGTCGCCGCTCCCGGCAACACCCCGCAGCCGTGGGTACGCGGCTCCGGCGGCGCGAACGTGATCGTCCGCGGCTCCACCCAGGCCGCCGTGGGCTCGTCCATCTGCCGCTCCGGTTCGACCACCGGCTGGCGCTGCGGCACCATCCAGCAGCACAACGCCACGGTCACGTACCCGCAGGGCACCGTCACCGGCCTGACCCGCACCAGCGCCTGCGCCGAGCCCGGCGACTCGGGCGGCTCGTTCATCTCGGGCAACCAGGCCCAGGGCGTCACCTCGGGCGGCTCGGGCAACTGCTCCGTCGGCGGGACCACGTACCACCAGCCCGTCAACGAGATCCTGAGCGTCTACGGGCTCACCCTCCGCACAGGCTGA
- a CDS encoding DUF742 domain-containing protein, whose translation MSGEHEWVDEEAGPVVRPYAVARGRTRPTSSNALDLLATVAGTGLPVPAKAELSAQHRRLLSVVAGQTRPVAEVASDLGLPVGVVRVLLGDLLDHGLVTVRPPRDKAATPTESLLREVINGLRAL comes from the coding sequence GTGAGCGGCGAGCACGAGTGGGTGGATGAGGAGGCGGGCCCCGTCGTGCGGCCGTACGCGGTCGCGCGTGGGCGCACCAGGCCCACTTCCTCCAACGCCCTCGACCTGCTGGCGACCGTCGCCGGGACGGGGCTGCCCGTCCCGGCCAAGGCGGAGCTCAGCGCCCAGCACCGGCGGTTGCTGAGCGTCGTGGCAGGTCAGACCAGGCCCGTCGCCGAGGTCGCCTCGGATCTGGGCCTGCCCGTCGGCGTCGTGAGAGTGCTGCTGGGCGACCTGCTCGACCACGGACTGGTCACGGTCCGCCCGCCCCGCGACAAGGCCGCGACGCCCACGGAGAGCCTGCTCCGAGAGGTGATCAACGGCCTCAGGGCGCTCTAG
- a CDS encoding NADPH-dependent FMN reductase — protein MGKPVLQIVVASTRPGRAGRAIAEWFQGKAVESGLFEVELIDLAEVALPFLDEPHHPRLKQYVNAHTKEWSATVERGDAYVFVTPEYNHSFNAVLKNALDYLHHEWQHKAAGFVSYGGVSGGTRAVNSLRQVTSTLKMIPVVEAVNIPFYAQFIGEDGEVRANDVMDAAAGAMLAELAKLTGALRSMRAA, from the coding sequence ATGGGCAAGCCGGTCCTGCAGATCGTCGTCGCCAGCACCCGTCCCGGTCGCGCCGGGCGCGCCATCGCCGAGTGGTTCCAGGGCAAGGCCGTGGAGTCGGGGCTGTTCGAGGTGGAGCTGATCGACCTGGCGGAGGTCGCGCTGCCGTTCCTGGACGAGCCCCACCACCCCCGGCTCAAGCAGTACGTGAACGCGCACACCAAGGAGTGGAGCGCCACCGTCGAGCGGGGCGACGCGTACGTGTTCGTGACCCCCGAGTACAACCACAGCTTCAACGCCGTGCTGAAGAACGCCCTCGACTACCTGCACCACGAGTGGCAGCACAAGGCGGCCGGGTTCGTCAGCTACGGCGGCGTCTCCGGCGGCACCCGCGCCGTGAACAGCCTGCGCCAGGTCACCAGCACGCTGAAGATGATCCCGGTGGTGGAGGCGGTGAACATCCCGTTCTACGCGCAGTTCATCGGCGAGGACGGCGAGGTGCGCGCCAACGACGTCATGGACGCCGCCGCCGGCGCCATGCTGGCCGAGCTGGCCAAGCTGACCGGCGCGTTGCGCTCGATGCGCGCCGCCTGA
- a CDS encoding DUF998 domain-containing protein, whose amino-acid sequence MTAVKRLSPLIACAAILFSVVAVLVGQFGPDPQLDPMNVTISEYAVSDRGGVTEVAMAVLGLGSLALLLGLRAAGAPVRGMPQWLLGVWSGALVVAAVVPTTPLGTDLDLAAQIHRYVSVAAFVSLPAAGALMVPRLGSDARWKPVARVVEWVALAGGFGLLAITYVALPGERVMIGLVERLLLGAEVTLLGVLAAWLAWLTWRPVTSRADAQRANFLTYHRFIASRS is encoded by the coding sequence ATGACCGCAGTGAAGAGGCTCTCCCCCCTGATCGCCTGCGCGGCGATCCTGTTCTCGGTGGTCGCCGTGCTGGTCGGGCAGTTCGGGCCCGATCCTCAGCTCGACCCCATGAACGTGACCATCAGCGAATACGCCGTGTCCGACCGCGGGGGCGTCACGGAGGTCGCCATGGCGGTGCTCGGGCTGGGGTCCCTGGCGCTGCTCCTGGGGTTGCGGGCGGCCGGCGCGCCGGTGCGGGGGATGCCTCAGTGGTTGCTGGGGGTGTGGTCCGGGGCCCTGGTCGTGGCGGCCGTGGTCCCGACCACGCCCCTCGGGACGGATCTCGACCTCGCGGCCCAGATCCACCGGTACGTGTCCGTCGCGGCATTCGTGAGCCTGCCCGCCGCGGGGGCGTTGATGGTGCCCAGACTGGGCTCAGACGCCCGCTGGAAGCCCGTGGCGCGGGTGGTGGAGTGGGTGGCCCTGGCCGGGGGGTTCGGGCTGCTGGCGATCACGTACGTGGCCCTGCCCGGCGAGCGGGTGATGATCGGGCTCGTCGAGCGGTTGCTGCTGGGCGCGGAGGTGACACTGCTGGGCGTGCTGGCCGCGTGGCTGGCGTGGCTGACCTGGCGTCCAGTGACCAGCCGAGCTGATGCGCAACGTGCGAATTTCCTGACATATCACAGATTTATCGCAAGTCGATCTTAA
- a CDS encoding VOC family protein — protein sequence MPVQRLNHAVLYVRDVERSVAFYREALGFDVVMGMPGAAFLQAAGSTNDHDLGLFQIGPDADPSPAGRTSVGLYHLAWEVDTLDELERVAVKLSELGALVGSSDHGTTKALYAKDPDGLEFEVSWLVPASLITDEVLAARSSIRPLDLAADKERYGARTRGGVGVSIPV from the coding sequence ATGCCTGTTCAACGACTCAACCACGCGGTCCTTTACGTCCGCGACGTGGAACGCAGCGTCGCCTTTTACCGCGAGGCCCTCGGCTTCGACGTCGTGATGGGCATGCCGGGCGCCGCCTTCCTCCAAGCCGCCGGCTCGACGAACGACCACGACCTGGGCCTGTTCCAGATCGGCCCCGACGCGGATCCGTCCCCGGCCGGCCGCACGTCCGTGGGCCTCTACCACCTGGCGTGGGAGGTCGACACCCTCGACGAGCTGGAGCGGGTCGCGGTCAAGCTGAGCGAGCTCGGCGCGCTGGTCGGCTCGTCCGACCACGGCACCACCAAGGCGCTCTACGCCAAGGACCCCGACGGGCTGGAGTTCGAGGTGTCGTGGCTGGTGCCGGCCTCGCTGATCACCGACGAGGTGCTCGCCGCGCGCTCCAGCATCCGCCCGCTCGACCTGGCCGCCGACAAGGAGAGGTACGGCGCCCGGACCCGAGGCGGAGTGGGCGTGTCCATCCCGGTCTGA
- a CDS encoding winged helix-turn-helix transcriptional regulator: protein MSLDSVCVRFHVALELIGARWSGAVIHMIFKGAHRYADLKAAIPGINDTMLARRLRELEGAGLIERRVLPTSPVRVEYHLTEMGQELRPVLDELVTWAHKWIPLPEARSA from the coding sequence ATGAGTCTCGATTCGGTCTGCGTGCGCTTCCACGTCGCCTTGGAGCTGATCGGTGCTCGCTGGTCGGGCGCGGTGATCCACATGATCTTCAAGGGCGCCCACCGGTACGCCGACCTCAAGGCGGCCATCCCCGGCATCAACGACACGATGCTGGCCCGGCGGCTGCGCGAGCTGGAGGGCGCCGGGCTCATCGAGCGCCGCGTGCTGCCCACCTCGCCGGTGCGCGTCGAATATCACCTGACCGAGATGGGGCAGGAGCTGCGGCCGGTGCTGGACGAGCTGGTGACGTGGGCGCACAAGTGGATCCCGCTGCCGGAGGCCAGGTCCGCCTAG
- a CDS encoding MarR family winged helix-turn-helix transcriptional regulator translates to MTRWLDADEQHTWRNFLAATQLINEALDRQLQRDASMPHTYYMILVALSEAPGRSMRMSELAARAQSSQSRLSHAVARLEERGWVRRERCPDDGRGSFAVLTDDGFAALAAAAPGHVEEVRRSLFDVLTPEQVRRLDEICVAVRNTLEG, encoded by the coding sequence GTGACGAGATGGCTGGATGCGGACGAACAGCACACCTGGCGGAACTTCCTGGCGGCGACCCAGCTCATCAACGAGGCGCTCGACCGCCAGCTCCAGCGGGACGCGAGCATGCCGCACACGTACTACATGATCCTCGTGGCGCTCTCCGAGGCGCCCGGGCGGTCGATGCGGATGAGCGAGCTGGCCGCCAGGGCGCAGAGCTCCCAGAGCCGGCTGTCACACGCCGTGGCGCGCCTGGAGGAGCGCGGATGGGTCCGGCGCGAGCGCTGCCCCGACGACGGGCGCGGCAGCTTCGCGGTGCTCACGGACGACGGGTTCGCCGCGCTGGCCGCCGCCGCGCCGGGACACGTCGAGGAGGTACGGCGCAGCCTCTTCGACGTGCTGACGCCCGAGCAGGTGCGCAGGCTCGACGAGATTTGCGTCGCAGTGCGGAACACGCTGGAGGGGTAG
- the xylB gene encoding xylulokinase, with the protein MTLVAGVDSSTQSCKVVIRDAETGALVRQGRAPHPDGTEVHPSHWWDALLRAIEEAGGLDDVIAISVGGQQHGMVCLDESGNVVRDALLWNDTRSAQAAADLVTELGGPQVWATAVGLVPVASFTVTKLRWLAEHEPDNAARTAAVCLPHDWLSWRLAGAFASGTFSADSPVPPLDQLATDRGDASGTGYWSPSTGAYRTDLLKLAFGSVPLLPRVLGPAEAAYEGGAALIAPGTGDNMAAALGVGARSGDVVVSLGTSGTVFAVAESPSADPTGAVAGFADATGRFLPLVCTLNAARVMDAAARIAGVSLDALSELALQAPPGADGLTLVPYLEGERTPNRPTATGSVHGLTLATSTPAHLARAAIEGMLCGLADALDALGTKPERVLLIGGAARSEAVRRIAPTIFGVPITVPPPAEYVANGAAYQAATLVTTPDWRSEETETYEGDAVPSIRDRYARATTHILD; encoded by the coding sequence GTGACGCTGGTCGCTGGGGTCGATTCATCGACGCAGAGTTGCAAGGTCGTCATTCGTGACGCTGAGACGGGCGCGCTGGTCCGGCAGGGCCGCGCGCCGCATCCCGACGGCACGGAGGTGCATCCGTCGCACTGGTGGGACGCGTTGTTGCGGGCCATCGAGGAAGCCGGCGGGCTGGACGATGTGATCGCTATCAGTGTGGGCGGGCAGCAGCATGGCATGGTCTGCCTGGACGAGTCCGGAAATGTCGTACGTGACGCCCTGTTGTGGAACGACACCCGCTCCGCACAGGCCGCCGCCGACCTCGTGACGGAGCTGGGCGGGCCGCAGGTCTGGGCCACCGCCGTCGGATTGGTGCCGGTCGCCTCGTTCACGGTGACCAAGCTGCGCTGGCTGGCCGAGCACGAGCCGGACAACGCGGCCCGTACGGCGGCCGTCTGCCTGCCGCACGACTGGCTCTCCTGGCGCCTGGCCGGCGCGTTCGCCTCGGGGACCTTCTCCGCCGACTCCCCGGTGCCACCGCTCGACCAGCTCGCCACGGACCGGGGGGACGCCTCGGGCACGGGCTACTGGTCGCCGTCTACGGGCGCGTACCGGACGGATCTGCTGAAGCTGGCGTTCGGCTCGGTCCCCCTGCTGCCCCGGGTCCTGGGGCCGGCCGAGGCGGCGTACGAAGGGGGCGCGGCGCTGATCGCCCCCGGCACGGGCGACAACATGGCGGCCGCGCTCGGCGTGGGCGCCCGTTCCGGCGACGTCGTGGTGTCGCTGGGCACGTCCGGCACCGTGTTCGCGGTGGCGGAGTCGCCCAGCGCCGATCCGACGGGCGCGGTGGCCGGCTTCGCCGACGCCACGGGACGGTTCCTGCCGCTGGTGTGCACGCTCAACGCCGCCCGCGTCATGGACGCCGCCGCCCGCATCGCCGGGGTGAGCCTGGACGCCCTGAGCGAGCTGGCTCTCCAGGCCCCGCCGGGGGCCGACGGGCTGACGCTGGTGCCGTACCTGGAGGGCGAGCGCACCCCCAACCGCCCGACCGCGACGGGCTCCGTCCACGGGCTGACTCTGGCCACCTCGACCCCCGCCCACCTGGCGCGGGCGGCCATCGAGGGCATGCTCTGCGGCCTCGCCGACGCCCTCGACGCGCTGGGCACCAAGCCGGAGCGGGTGCTGCTGATCGGCGGCGCTGCCCGCTCCGAGGCGGTCCGCCGCATCGCCCCGACGATCTTCGGCGTCCCGATCACGGTGCCGCCGCCGGCCGAGTACGTCGCCAACGGCGCCGCGTACCAGGCCGCCACGCTGGTCACCACGCCGGACTGGCGGTCGGAGGAGACGGAGACGTACGAAGGGGACGCCGTCCCCTCGATCCGCGACCGCTACGCCCGCGCCACCACCCACATCCTCGACTGA
- a CDS encoding TIGR04013 family B12-binding domain/radical SAM domain-containing protein yields the protein MALAVGVVVRYRKAVTYGVHALLAALESAGVEHELRLGTTPEETAEHITASQADRVLVLWSFYSPDAEAMAAELATVRSLSGGRGLHIAGGVHATAEPQQVIDAGWDLAGIGEGETTIISLVRALQQDEPLTSVPGLAIKDADGVALRTRPAPQLPLDAFPSFVGRNGPIEITRGCRYTCRFCQTPFMFGGQFRHRSVASVREHVRGMVDRGLRDIRFITPTSLSYGSPGPDPDLGKVEELLAGVKEELPARGRVFFGSFPSEVRPEHVTPEAMRMLKRYVANDNLIIGAQSGSDRVLAASGRGHDTSPVRDAVRIAVEHGFRPNVDFIFGMPGETEEDQEQSLKLASDLAELGARIHTHTFMPLPGTPWRDAEPAFIPLATMSELDRLAQRGDAYGHWRKQAEHAVRLAETAKAYPRRARRRRTG from the coding sequence GTGGCACTGGCTGTAGGTGTGGTGGTCCGTTACCGCAAGGCGGTGACGTACGGCGTGCACGCGCTGCTCGCCGCGCTGGAGAGCGCCGGGGTGGAGCACGAGCTGAGACTCGGCACCACCCCTGAGGAGACCGCGGAGCACATCACGGCCAGCCAGGCCGACCGCGTGCTCGTGCTCTGGTCGTTCTACTCGCCCGACGCCGAGGCCATGGCCGCCGAGCTGGCCACGGTCAGGTCGCTGAGCGGCGGCCGGGGGCTGCACATCGCGGGCGGCGTGCACGCCACGGCCGAGCCGCAGCAGGTCATCGACGCGGGCTGGGACCTGGCGGGGATCGGCGAGGGCGAGACCACGATCATCTCCCTCGTCCGGGCGCTCCAGCAGGACGAGCCGCTCACCTCGGTGCCCGGGCTGGCGATCAAGGACGCCGACGGCGTCGCCCTGCGCACGAGGCCGGCGCCGCAGCTGCCGCTCGACGCGTTCCCCTCCTTCGTGGGCCGGAACGGGCCGATCGAGATCACCCGCGGCTGCCGCTACACCTGCCGCTTCTGCCAGACGCCGTTCATGTTCGGCGGGCAGTTCCGCCACCGCTCGGTCGCCAGCGTGCGCGAGCACGTGCGCGGGATGGTCGACAGGGGCCTGCGCGACATCCGCTTCATCACGCCGACCTCGCTCTCCTACGGCTCCCCCGGGCCCGATCCCGACCTGGGCAAGGTGGAGGAGCTGCTGGCCGGGGTCAAGGAGGAGCTGCCAGCGCGCGGCCGGGTCTTCTTCGGGAGCTTCCCCTCGGAGGTGCGGCCCGAGCATGTCACCCCCGAGGCCATGCGCATGCTCAAGCGCTACGTGGCCAACGACAACCTGATCATCGGCGCCCAGTCCGGCTCCGACAGGGTGCTGGCCGCCTCGGGCCGCGGCCACGACACCTCACCGGTGCGCGACGCCGTCAGGATCGCGGTCGAGCACGGCTTCCGGCCGAACGTCGACTTCATCTTCGGCATGCCGGGCGAGACCGAGGAGGACCAGGAGCAGTCGCTGAAGCTCGCCTCCGACCTGGCCGAGTTGGGCGCCCGCATCCACACCCACACGTTCATGCCGCTGCCCGGCACGCCGTGGCGGGACGCCGAGCCCGCGTTCATCCCGCTGGCGACCATGAGCGAGCTGGACCGGCTGGCGCAGCGCGGCGACGCCTACGGGCACTGGCGCAAGCAGGCCGAACACGCCGTACGGCTGGCCGAGACGGCCAAGGCCTACCCGCGGCGGGCACGGCGCCGGCGCACCGGCTAG
- a CDS encoding sensor histidine kinase, which translates to MASGRSIRFKISTLLVIPLVSLVALWGFAASTTSGDALNLLKVETIWTGVINNADGLISNLQTERLASAERIAGSVTAPDALNKARAKVDNNRKTLRERAMSEDVQSALTQDMKTQLQNVFEAIDRIPDIRSKVDGRKLTPGTLVTEYAKVSDEIHLLYSRMMVSTDLQMALQAQGLIAADEVRELLSREHALIVAGNGRMTMHSDLHLLAGLDHTRTYLFPKALANLDTELRAPFEKLFYSPRYGTMENLLESYISGQPVDVELWRGVSEQVQKEYREAVWRTGDKLLARMEPAGVGIVVRAAIAGALGLIAVIFSIVISIRVGRRLTREMRTLRRTALDLAEIRLPDVVTKLRKGESVDIATEAPPIAVDRGSTSEVADLAAAFDSVQSTAVDAAVEQARLREGVSQALRNLARRSQSLLQRQLKMLDEMQRQTEEPEALERLFRLDHLTTRMRRHAEGLVLLSGGAAGRRWRGVIPIEDVLSGAAAQVEEYTRVRVYPMAECGVSGAAVADLMHLFAELIENAASFSSPSNEVSVRGEMVGRGFAVEIEDRGLGMDEAARRGINARLASPQEFDPSQTERLGFAVVGMLAARHGVKVTLKPSPYGGTTAIVLVPGSLVEPMATPVQPMAFESVSVSVLGRGEVRQEPTGPGELPRRVRTSKRGQQTGGTGPVAVPQQVPQQVPQQVSQQVSQQQTGSGPMALPQQQQEPDLPRRQRQRETGLPQRERQRETGLPQRQRETGLPQRERQADLPQRLKQTPPPAPPAEERSPEEARALLSSLQSGWQRGRQDASDQDGGSQS; encoded by the coding sequence ATGGCATCGGGCAGATCCATCAGATTCAAGATCTCGACGCTGCTGGTCATCCCCTTGGTCTCCCTGGTCGCACTCTGGGGCTTCGCCGCGAGCACCACGTCGGGGGACGCGCTCAACCTGCTCAAGGTCGAGACGATCTGGACGGGCGTCATCAACAACGCCGACGGCCTGATCTCCAACCTCCAGACCGAGCGCCTGGCCTCCGCCGAGCGGATCGCGGGCTCGGTCACGGCCCCCGACGCGCTGAACAAGGCGCGGGCCAAGGTCGACAACAACCGCAAGACGCTGCGCGAGCGCGCCATGTCCGAGGACGTGCAGTCGGCGCTCACGCAGGACATGAAGACCCAGCTCCAGAATGTCTTCGAGGCGATCGACCGGATCCCGGACATCCGCAGCAAGGTGGACGGCCGCAAGCTCACCCCCGGCACCCTCGTCACCGAGTACGCGAAGGTCTCCGACGAGATCCACCTGCTGTACTCCAGGATGATGGTCAGCACCGACCTCCAGATGGCGCTGCAGGCCCAGGGCCTGATCGCCGCTGACGAGGTACGCGAGCTGCTGAGCCGGGAGCACGCGCTGATCGTCGCCGGGAACGGCCGGATGACCATGCACTCCGACCTCCACCTGCTGGCCGGCCTGGACCACACCAGGACGTACCTGTTCCCCAAGGCCCTGGCCAACCTCGACACCGAGCTGCGGGCCCCGTTCGAGAAGCTGTTCTACTCCCCGCGCTACGGCACCATGGAGAACCTGCTGGAGAGCTACATCTCCGGCCAGCCTGTGGACGTCGAGCTGTGGCGGGGCGTGTCCGAGCAGGTGCAGAAGGAATACCGCGAAGCCGTCTGGCGCACCGGCGACAAGCTGCTGGCCCGGATGGAGCCCGCGGGCGTGGGCATCGTGGTGCGGGCGGCCATCGCGGGCGCGCTCGGCCTCATCGCCGTCATCTTCTCCATCGTCATCTCGATCAGGGTCGGCCGCAGGCTCACCCGCGAGATGCGGACGCTGCGCCGTACCGCGCTGGACCTGGCCGAGATCCGGCTGCCGGACGTCGTGACGAAGCTGCGCAAGGGCGAGAGCGTGGACATCGCCACCGAGGCGCCGCCCATTGCGGTGGATCGCGGCTCGACCAGCGAGGTCGCCGACCTGGCCGCGGCGTTCGACAGCGTGCAGAGCACGGCCGTGGACGCGGCCGTCGAGCAGGCCAGGCTGCGCGAGGGCGTGTCGCAGGCGCTGCGCAACCTCGCCAGGCGCAGCCAGTCGCTGCTGCAGCGCCAGCTCAAGATGCTCGACGAGATGCAGCGCCAGACGGAGGAGCCGGAGGCGCTGGAGCGCCTGTTCAGGCTCGACCACCTGACCACCCGCATGCGCCGCCACGCCGAGGGCCTGGTGCTGCTCTCGGGTGGCGCGGCGGGCCGCAGGTGGCGCGGCGTCATCCCGATCGAGGACGTGCTGAGCGGCGCGGCGGCCCAGGTCGAGGAGTACACCCGGGTACGCGTCTACCCGATGGCCGAGTGCGGCGTCTCGGGCGCGGCGGTGGCCGACCTCATGCACCTGTTCGCCGAGCTGATCGAGAACGCCGCCTCCTTCTCCTCGCCCAGCAACGAGGTCTCCGTACGCGGTGAGATGGTCGGCCGGGGCTTCGCCGTCGAGATTGAGGACCGCGGCCTGGGCATGGACGAGGCCGCCCGCAGGGGCATCAACGCGCGCCTGGCCAGCCCGCAGGAGTTCGACCCCTCCCAGACCGAACGGCTGGGCTTCGCGGTGGTCGGCATGCTCGCGGCCAGGCACGGCGTCAAGGTGACGCTCAAGCCCTCGCCGTACGGCGGCACCACCGCCATCGTGCTCGTGCCCGGCTCCCTGGTGGAGCCCATGGCGACCCCGGTGCAGCCGATGGCGTTCGAGTCCGTCTCGGTCTCGGTGCTCGGCCGCGGTGAAGTCCGGCAGGAGCCCACGGGGCCGGGCGAGCTGCCGCGCCGGGTCCGTACCAGCAAGCGAGGCCAGCAGACGGGCGGGACCGGCCCCGTGGCCGTGCCCCAGCAAGTGCCCCAGCAAGTGCCCCAGCAGGTGTCACAGCAGGTGTCACAGCAGCAGACGGGCAGCGGCCCGATGGCCCTGCCGCAGCAGCAACAGGAGCCCGACCTGCCGCGCCGCCAGCGGCAGCGGGAGACCGGGTTGCCGCAGCGCGAGCGCCAGAGGGAGACGGGGCTGCCGCAGCGCCAGAGGGAGACAGGGTTGCCGCAGCGCGAGCGGCAGGCGGACCTGCCGCAGCGGCTCAAGCAGACGCCGCCACCGGCGCCGCCGGCCGAGGAGCGCTCACCGGAGGAGGCCAGGGCGCTGCTCTCCTCGCTCCAGTCGGGCTGGCAGCGCGGGCGGCAGGACGCCAGTGACCAGGATGGGGGATCTCAATCGTGA
- a CDS encoding VOC family protein, producing MRRPVLGSLLLASTNPERLRTWYADALDPEDNSDVGGYGVLKFGEFYLFIDTRTDVSDKNPEPGRVILNFDVSDARAVAERMESAGVTWLAQLEDRDGSLFATAIDPDGNYVQIIQLRGSAGVWTEEGGSEATE from the coding sequence ATGAGGCGACCCGTTCTCGGCAGCCTGCTGCTCGCCAGCACGAACCCCGAGCGTCTGCGCACCTGGTACGCCGACGCCCTCGACCCGGAGGACAACTCCGACGTCGGCGGGTACGGGGTGCTCAAGTTCGGCGAGTTCTACCTGTTCATCGACACGCGGACGGACGTGTCGGACAAGAATCCCGAGCCCGGCAGGGTGATCCTGAACTTCGACGTGTCCGACGCCCGCGCGGTCGCCGAGCGCATGGAGAGCGCGGGCGTGACGTGGCTGGCGCAGCTCGAGGACCGCGACGGCAGCCTGTTCGCCACCGCGATCGACCCGGACGGCAACTACGTCCAGATCATCCAGCTGCGAGGGAGCGCCGGTGTCTGGACTGAGGAGGGAGGGAGCGAAGCGACCGAGTGA
- a CDS encoding class I SAM-dependent methyltransferase, which translates to MPFYAHSLAWLLGLEGVALLRAQAGDLGDAAFVEQRIAEIRKMVIDPDPELRAGAVVGQASTTEGYAQWAEQYDGEGNPLIAVEEPLVRRILGTLAAGRALDAACGTGRHAAFLAGLGHEVVGVDSSAEMLVRAEAKVPEGEFRQGDLCRMPVPSNSFDVVVCALALTHLPALGPPLVELARAARPGGHVVLSDIHPLSLYLGGVPRVAGPDGGVRAMPASRFLASDYISAIHQAGLRIAACHEPRWGESPGGHGGPLAQRWCSEAAAVAYQDTPALIVWHLRKP; encoded by the coding sequence ATGCCTTTCTACGCTCACTCGCTGGCCTGGCTGCTGGGGCTGGAAGGGGTCGCGCTGTTGCGCGCGCAGGCCGGCGATCTGGGGGATGCGGCCTTTGTGGAACAGCGGATCGCTGAGATCCGCAAGATGGTGATCGACCCGGATCCGGAGCTGAGGGCGGGCGCGGTCGTCGGCCAGGCCTCCACCACGGAGGGGTACGCGCAGTGGGCCGAGCAGTACGACGGCGAAGGGAACCCGCTGATCGCCGTGGAGGAGCCGCTGGTGCGGCGCATCCTGGGCACGCTCGCGGCGGGGCGGGCGCTGGACGCCGCGTGCGGCACCGGCCGGCATGCCGCGTTCCTGGCGGGGCTGGGGCATGAGGTCGTCGGCGTGGACTCCTCGGCGGAGATGCTCGTCCGGGCGGAGGCCAAGGTTCCGGAGGGGGAGTTCCGCCAGGGGGACCTGTGCCGCATGCCGGTCCCGTCGAACAGTTTCGACGTGGTGGTCTGCGCACTGGCGTTGACCCATCTGCCCGCCCTGGGCCCGCCGCTGGTCGAATTGGCCAGGGCTGCCCGGCCTGGTGGACACGTGGTGCTGTCGGACATTCATCCGTTGTCGCTGTATCTGGGAGGAGTGCCCAGGGTGGCAGGACCGGACGGAGGCGTACGGGCCATGCCGGCCAGCAGGTTCCTGGCCAGCGACTACATCAGCGCCATCCACCAGGCAGGGCTGCGGATCGCGGCCTGCCACGAACCTCGGTGGGGCGAGTCGCCCGGCGGGCACGGTGGTCCTCTCGCTCAGCGGTGGTGTTCAGAAGCGGCGGCGGTGGCCTATCAGGACACTCCCGCCTTGATCGTCTGGCATCTCCGAAAGCCGTGA